A window from Drosophila subobscura isolate 14011-0131.10 chromosome O, UCBerk_Dsub_1.0, whole genome shotgun sequence encodes these proteins:
- the LOC117899588 gene encoding transcription factor Ouib-like, producing MKLECRACGEQIFISNPKNLFDKENSLILLRIKQLTGIPFKFEENLPTHICSCCLLDLNQATVFRDRCLKTHKRLHLKAARVQDAVEEAHDPLDDNVQPADTYDDDDVVSEEFSEPEEEQTHVFPALEEANKITKTEPSPRSAYPRVMVKRTRLAEGTLITLSATKTLGPDPKRITSAKEAQRMGSGQPKKKRKRAPCLEKKYVCDQCGWSFNDISNMRDHKLRHSEKKFVCKDCDSYFYTAAQLKMHVRVKHNGEKPFLCKYCGMAFTNSPSRCRHERRYHSNDLPFGCVECGKTFISKVGLAKHGELHKGGGTGKFYCDICEKEFKEAIFLRGHYQTKYHLTRARKYEDACEYEAIDEDGYIDFDLSESVIDD from the exons ATGAAGTTAGAATGCAGAGCTTGTGGCGAGCAGATATTCATCTCCAATCCGAAGAACCTCTTCGACAAGGAAAACTCGCTAATACTGCTGAGAATCAAGCAGCTGACGGGCATCCCG TTTAAATTCGAAGAAAATCTACCAACGCATATATGTTCCTGTTGTTTGCTGGACCTCAACCAGGCAACAGTGTTCCGGGATCGTTGCCTGAAAACACACAAGCGTCTGCACCTCAAGGCAGCCAGAGTCCAAGATGCTGTGGAAGAAGCGCACGACCCACTGGATGATAATGTGCAGCCCGCGGATACctacgatgatgacgacgtcGTGAGTGAAGAGTTCTCCGAGCCGGAGGAGGAACAAACCCATGTATTTCCGGCATTGGAAGAAGCCAATAAAATAACGAAAACAGAACCGAGTCCCAGAAGCGCTTATCCCCGCGTAATGGTTAAGCGCACCCGCCTCGCAGAAGGAACCTTGATAACTTTATCGGCTACCAAAACACTAGGCCCAGACCCCAAGCGGATAACCAGTGCAAAAGAAGCCCAGCGGATGGGGTCCGGTcagccaaaaaagaagagaaaaagggCTCCTTGCTTAGAGAAGAAGTATGTGTGCGACCAATGCGGTTGGTCCTTCAACGACATAAGCAACATGAGAGACCACAAGCTGCGCCACTCTGAGAAAAAGTTTGTGTGCAAGGATTGCGACTCTTACTTCTACACGGCTGCCCAGCTCAAAATGCATGTTCGCGTCAAACACAATGGGGAGAAGCCCTTCCTCTGCAAATACTGCGGCATGGCATTCACCAACAGTCCCAGTCGTTGCCGACATGAGCG GCGGTACCATTCAAACGACTTGCCGTTCGGCTGCGTCGAATGTGGCAAGACATTCATCAGCAAAGTGGGTCTGGCAAAGCACGGAGAACTACACAAAGGCGGAGGAACGGGAAAGTTCTA CTGCGACATTTGCGAGAAGGAGTTCAAGGAGGCCATTTTCCTGCGTGGGCACTATCAGACCAAGTATCATCTGACCAGGGCGAGAAAATATGAAGATGCCTGCGAGTACGAAGCGATTGACGAAGACGGATAcattgatttcgatttgagCGAATCTGTAATTGatgattaa
- the LOC117899585 gene encoding zinc finger protein 62 homolog → MFEWRQRLCRTCGTHIDKSSATPLFEGENYPMVIIIENITMSYLEKEHDMPELICQGCKRDLERFLEFRTKFMATNEFLQYKRNELQLQEFDSANDLVAAVNIEDKEIASEPQVAEDNETYDEPLLAVKHEDNTLENEAVVGGGKDKEPPLTTINVEDNTMDDDAEEPLLTAINVEDNTLDNDAVASLLAAVNIKDKEMDDNVEYKAMDDYAVEYLVSADEVIDNHVDVSPPLVPPDKGEEERDENGNKHIAVETQSSTLTIKRKHKRKPRQRKKSNKTWICHICEGEFKCSTYFKLHIMRHSGNKQIECDICHARYYTKPEMRRHRILHTDARPYACRFCDKTFRGCSSKAVHERSHTNERPFSCQYCDETFRSSATRRMHELVHTNSRNYHCEPCDQSFLRSSHLTLHKRSKLHKRQVAGAMDD, encoded by the exons ATGTTCGAGTGGCGACAGCGGCTGTGCCGCACTTGTGGCACCCACATAGATAAATCGAGTGCCACCCCACTCTTTGAGGGGGAGAACTACCCCATGGTCATTATAATTGAAAACATCACTATGTCCTAT TTGGAGAAGGAACATGATATGCCAGAGCTCATATGCCAAGGTTGCAAGCGGGACCTCGAGAGGTTCCTGGAATTTCGGACAAAGTTCATGGCCACCAATGAGTTTCTGCAGTACAAAAGGAACGAACTCCAACTGCAGGAATTTGACAGCGCCAATGATCTCGTCGCTGCCGTTAATATCGAGGATAAAGAGATAGCCAGCGAGCCACAGGTTGCCGAGGATAATGAGACGTACGATGAGCCGCTGCTCGCAGTTAAACACGAAGATAATACACTGGAAAACGAAGCTGTTGTTGGTGggggtaaagataaggagccGCCGCTCACAACCATTAATGTCGAGGATAACACGATGGACGACGATGCCGAAGAGCCGCTGCTCACCGCCATTAATGTCGAGGATAACACATTGGACAACGATGCTGTGGCATCGCTGCTCGCCGCCGTTAATATCAAAGATAAAGAAATGGACGACAATGTCGAATATAAAGCGATGGACGATTATGCTGTGGAGTATCTGGTCAGCGCCGATGAAGTCATAGACAACCATGTGGATGTCTCGCCGCCTCTCGTTCCACCCGATAAAGGCGAAGAAGAAAGGGATGAGAACGGTAATAAGCACATCGCGGTGGAAACTCAATCCTCCACTCTTACCATcaaaaggaaacacaaaagGAAACCCAGGCAACGGAAGAAGAGTAACAAAACTTGGATCTGTCACATTTGCGAGGGAGAGTTCAAGTGCTCGACGTACTTTAAATTGCACATTATGCGGCATTCGGGCAACAAGCAAATCGAGTGCGACATTTGCCATGCCAGATACTACACGAAGCCCGAAATGCGACGTCACAGGATCCTGCATACGGATGCACGACCCTATGCCTGCCGCTTTTGCGACAAAACTTTtcgcggctgcagcagcaaggcTGTGCATGAGAG GAGTCATACCAACGAGCGTCCTTTTTCGTGCCAATACTGTGACGAGACGTTCAGATCCAGCGCCACACGTCGCATGCACGAATTGGTACATACCAACAGCCGCAACTATCA CTGCGAGCCGTGCGATCAGTCGTTTCTGCGCTCCTCCCACTTGACGCTTCACAAGAGAAGCAAGCTCCACAAACGCCAAGTGGCTGGCGCCATGGACGACTAA
- the LOC117899586 gene encoding transcription factor Ouib isoform X2 produces MKMFCRTCSRQIHNAAARNVFEDSSNGLLGKIETLTGLLLRNDEKLPQLLCQKCEQDLEAAFDFRRVCIEVQQRLELEMDYQSNVESDTELGPEEYVVEIASIRHEYEIQQESDSDLSNLKDEDIGETASIVQEDANNDMDADKHSCNLCGLQFASRIELRTHLYQLHDVVPAGRNFDCSHCGKSFPIASRLTKHLRCIGAELTHECPKCGAKFHSQVLLDNHTGRHHKPPKERHVCHLCGQSLATRFSLKCHLVRHAGTRPHKCQQCGAAYATAAELRSHERKHTAVRPYPCRYNCGKDFQYCSARSIHERTHMDESQRPFRCEYCSKSFVTRGDCRSHQIQHTMSREHSCNICRLGFKLRKHFKAHLKSRTHKTLEARDKALKRYALGPLSVVESK; encoded by the exons atgaaGATGTTTTGCAGAACATGTTCGCGGCAGATACACAATGCTGCAGCGAGAAACGTTTTCGAGGACTCCAGCAATGGTCTGCTGGGAAAAATCGAAACATTAACTGGCCTGCTC cTGAGAAATGATGAGAAATTGCCACAGCTCCTATGCCAAAAATGCGAGCAGGATCTAGAGGCTGCCTTTGACTTCCGTAGAGTTTGCATTGAAGTGCAGCAACGGCTGGAGCTTGAGATGGA CTATCAAAGTAATGTGGAAAGCGATACTGAGCTAGGACCAGAGGAATACGTTGTAGAGATAGCGTCCATTCGCCATGAATATGAGATACAACAGGAGAGTGATAGCGATCTGAGTAACCTGAAAGACGAGGACATTGGAGAGACAGCTTCTATTGTCCAAGAAGATGCCAATAATGACATGGATGCCGATAAACATTCGTGCAACTTGTGTGGCCTTCAATTTGCGAGCAGAATCGAGCTCAGGACGCACCTGTACCAGCTACATGATGTTGTGCCTGCTGGAAGGAA CTTTGATTGCAGCCATtgtgggaaaagttttcccattgCCTCTCGACTAACCAAACACCTCCGTTGCATTGGTGCCGAATTGACGCATGAATGCCCAAAGTGCGGTGCAAAGTTTCACAGCCAAGTGTTGCTGGACAACCACACGGGTCGTCACCACAAACCACCCAAGGAGAGACATGTCTGCCATTTATGCGGACAGTCGCTGGCCACGCGCTTCAGTCTGAAGTGTCACCTGGTGCGCCATGCCGGCACCAGACCCCACAAGTGCCAGCAATGTGGTGCCGCGTATGCAACGGCTGCGGAGCTCCGTTCCCACGAAAGAAAGCACACGGCAGTGCGTCCCTATCCCTGTCGGTATAACTGCGGGAAAGATTTTCAATACTGCAGCGCCCGCAGCATACACGAGAG AACTCACATGGATGAGAGCCAGCGTCCATTTCGCTGCGAGTACTGCAGCAAGTCCTTCGTGACCAGGGGAGACTGCAGGTCCCATCAAATACAACACACAATGAGCCGCGAACACAG CTGTAACATCTGCAGGTTAGGATTCAAGCTTAGGAAACATTTTAAGGCCCATCTAAAATCGAGGACCCACAAGACCCTGGAAGCGCGAGACAAAGCTTTAAAACGATATGCATTAGGCCCACTTTCTGTTGTTGAATCCAAATGA
- the LOC117899586 gene encoding zinc finger protein 14 isoform X1, whose protein sequence is MKMFCRTCSRQIHNAAARNVFEDSSNGLLGKIETLTGLLLRNDEKLPQLLCQKCEQDLEAAFDFRRVCIEVQQRLELEMESQLPKDDYDIYQSNVESDTELGPEEYVVEIASIRHEYEIQQESDSDLSNLKDEDIGETASIVQEDANNDMDADKHSCNLCGLQFASRIELRTHLYQLHDVVPAGRNFDCSHCGKSFPIASRLTKHLRCIGAELTHECPKCGAKFHSQVLLDNHTGRHHKPPKERHVCHLCGQSLATRFSLKCHLVRHAGTRPHKCQQCGAAYATAAELRSHERKHTAVRPYPCRYNCGKDFQYCSARSIHERTHMDESQRPFRCEYCSKSFVTRGDCRSHQIQHTMSREHSCNICRLGFKLRKHFKAHLKSRTHKTLEARDKALKRYALGPLSVVESK, encoded by the exons atgaaGATGTTTTGCAGAACATGTTCGCGGCAGATACACAATGCTGCAGCGAGAAACGTTTTCGAGGACTCCAGCAATGGTCTGCTGGGAAAAATCGAAACATTAACTGGCCTGCTC cTGAGAAATGATGAGAAATTGCCACAGCTCCTATGCCAAAAATGCGAGCAGGATCTAGAGGCTGCCTTTGACTTCCGTAGAGTTTGCATTGAAGTGCAGCAACGGCTGGAGCTTGAGATGGAATCTCAACTGCCGAAAGACGACTATGATATCTATCAAAGTAATGTGGAAAGCGATACTGAGCTAGGACCAGAGGAATACGTTGTAGAGATAGCGTCCATTCGCCATGAATATGAGATACAACAGGAGAGTGATAGCGATCTGAGTAACCTGAAAGACGAGGACATTGGAGAGACAGCTTCTATTGTCCAAGAAGATGCCAATAATGACATGGATGCCGATAAACATTCGTGCAACTTGTGTGGCCTTCAATTTGCGAGCAGAATCGAGCTCAGGACGCACCTGTACCAGCTACATGATGTTGTGCCTGCTGGAAGGAA CTTTGATTGCAGCCATtgtgggaaaagttttcccattgCCTCTCGACTAACCAAACACCTCCGTTGCATTGGTGCCGAATTGACGCATGAATGCCCAAAGTGCGGTGCAAAGTTTCACAGCCAAGTGTTGCTGGACAACCACACGGGTCGTCACCACAAACCACCCAAGGAGAGACATGTCTGCCATTTATGCGGACAGTCGCTGGCCACGCGCTTCAGTCTGAAGTGTCACCTGGTGCGCCATGCCGGCACCAGACCCCACAAGTGCCAGCAATGTGGTGCCGCGTATGCAACGGCTGCGGAGCTCCGTTCCCACGAAAGAAAGCACACGGCAGTGCGTCCCTATCCCTGTCGGTATAACTGCGGGAAAGATTTTCAATACTGCAGCGCCCGCAGCATACACGAGAG AACTCACATGGATGAGAGCCAGCGTCCATTTCGCTGCGAGTACTGCAGCAAGTCCTTCGTGACCAGGGGAGACTGCAGGTCCCATCAAATACAACACACAATGAGCCGCGAACACAG CTGTAACATCTGCAGGTTAGGATTCAAGCTTAGGAAACATTTTAAGGCCCATCTAAAATCGAGGACCCACAAGACCCTGGAAGCGCGAGACAAAGCTTTAAAACGATATGCATTAGGCCCACTTTCTGTTGTTGAATCCAAATGA
- the LOC117899594 gene encoding HIG1 domain family member 1A, mitochondrial → MSSKSFFVEDDAEQSNKLARKAKESPFMLVGIAGFVAAGLIGAYKYKHRGTMSTSVFLMQLRVAAQGTVVGCLTAGLAYTMAKEYLFEKEPKENSKPLTN, encoded by the exons ATGAGCTCCAAATCCTTTTTCGTCGAGGATGATGCTGAACAGTCGAACAAATTGGCCAGGAAGGCCAAGGAATCGCCGTTTATGCTAGTGG GCATTGCGGGATTCGTGGCGGCGGGTCTGATTGGAGCCTACAAGTACAAGCATCGTGGCACCATGAGCACCAGCGTATTCCTGATGCAGCTCCGTGTGGCGGCCCAGGGCACCGTCGTGGGATGTCTGACAGCGGGACTGGCGTACACAATGGCCAAGGAGTACCTGTTCGAGAAGGAGCCCAAGGAAAA TTCCAAGCCACTGACTAACTAA
- the LOC117899583 gene encoding dihydrolipoyllysine-residue succinyltransferase component of 2-oxoglutarate dehydrogenase complex, mitochondrial has translation MTGIISIITRRLPNSVQTIGLRAVRSHELKRCLRQYSRLVAVSVAKQQQLLNQDANLRCQEVPRAITWQGFHTTSQLWQETSVKVPPFADSIAEGDIKFTCKVGDSFAADEAVMEIETDKTTVPVPAPFAGQVTDILVKDGDTVKPGQELFKMKPGAAPAKAAGAAAPAPAPAAPKPAPAAAAPKPAAAAPAAKAPPPPPPPAARPPPPPPAARPPPAAPRAAAPPPAALAQVKLPPADGTRQILGTRSEQRVKMNRMRQKIAARLKDAQNTTAMLTTFNEIDMSYAMNFRKQNLDAFVKKYGIKLGFMSIFSKASAYALQDQPVVNAVIDGTDMVYRDYVDISVAVATPRGLMVPVIRNVESMNYADIEITLAGLADKAKRDAITVEDMDGGTFTISNGGVFGSLMGTPIINPPQSAILGMHGIFERPIAVKGEVKIRPMMYVALTYDHRIIDGREAVLFLRKIKAAVENPAIIVAGL, from the exons ATGACGGGTATAATTTCCATAATAACGAGGCGGCTGCCAAACAGTGTCCAAACCATTGGCCTGCGCGCCGTGCGGAGTCATGAA CTGAAGCGCTGCCTACGCCAGTATTCCCGACTAGTTGCCGTGTCtgtggccaagcagcagcaactcctcAACCAAGATGCCAATCTGCGCTGCCAGGAAGTCCCCAG GGCCATTACATGGCAGGGCTTCCACACCACCTCGCAACTGTGGCAAGAGACGTCGGTGAAGGTGCCACCATTCGCCGATTCCATCGCCGAGGGAGACATCAA GTTCACCTGCAAGGTGGGCGACTCGTTTGCCGCGGACGAGGCGGTCATGGAGATTGAAACCGACAAGACGacggtgccagtgccagcaccGTTTGCCGGTCAAGTCACCGACATTCTGGTCAAGGACGGGGACACTGTCAAGCCCGGCCAGGAACTGTTCAAGATGAAGCCGGGTGCAGCGCCTGCCAAGGCGGCGGGTGCCgccgcaccagcaccagctcctgctgcccctaagccagctccagctgcggctgctcccaagccagctgctgcggcaccAGCTGCCAaggcgccaccaccaccacccccaccaGCTGCTCgtccgccaccaccaccaccagcggcTCGTCCCccaccagctgctcctcgtgcTGCCgcgcctcctccagctgcactCGCCCAGGTGAAGCTGCCGCCTGCAGATGGCACCCGCCAGATCCTGGGCACCCGCTCCGAGCAGCGCGTCAAGATGAACCGCATGCGGCAGAAGATTGCGGCTCGCTTGAAGGATGCCCAGAACACCACAGCTATGCTGACCACCTTTAACGAGATCGACATGAG CTACGCCATGAATTTCCGGAAACAGAATCTGGATGCATTCGTCAAAAAGTATGGCATTAAGCTGGGCTTCATGTCCATCTTCTCGAAGGCTAGTGCCTATGCGCTGCAGGATCAGCCCGTGGTGAACGCTGTCATCGATGGCACG gACATGGTGTACCGTGATTATGTGGACATctcggtggctgtggctactCCCCGTGGCTTGATGGTGCCCGTCATCCGCAACGTGGAGAGCATGAACTATGCCGACATTGAGATTACATTGGCCGGTTTGGCTGACAAGGCCAAGCGCGATGCCATCACCGTAGAGGACATGGACGGCGGCACCTTCACCATCAGCAACGGAGGAGTGTTTGGCTCCCTGATGGGCACGCCCATCATTAATCCACCTCAAAGTGCTATTCTCGGCATGCACGGCATCTTCGAGCGTCCCATTGCCGTCAAGGGAGAG GTCAAAATTCGTCCCATGATGTACGTGGCGCTGACCTACGATCACCGGATCATCGATGGACGCGAGGCCGTGCTGTTCCTGCGCAAGATAAAGGCTGCCGTGGAGAACCCAGCGATCATTGTCGCCGGCTTGTAG